TGTAATTAATCTAAATAATGGAAATGGACACACTGATGATATAGATAACTTGTCTAATAGACGTGTAAGAGGTGTCGGAGAGCTATTATTGATGCAAATCAAAGCAGGGCTTTCTAAAATGGGTAAAATGGTAAAAGAGAAAATGACAGTTCAAGATTCTGAAACTTTAACTTCTCAATCATTACTTAATACAAGACCATTAAATGCACTGATTTTAGACTTCTTTGGATCTGGACAATTATCTCAATTCATGGACCAATCTAATCCATTGGCTGAATTAACTCATAAGAGAAGAATATCTGCTTTGGGGCCTGGAGGACTTTCAAGGGAAAGAGCAGGATTTGAAGTAAGAGACGTTCATGATTCTCACTATGGAAGAATCTGTCCTATAGAAACACCAGAAGGACCAAATATCGGTCTTATAGGTTCATTAGCAATATATGCTAAGATAAATAAATATGGATTTATTGAAACTCCATATGTAAAAGTTGTTGATGGTAAAGCTGATTTTGATCAAATAGATTACCTTGCAGCTGATGAAGAAGAAGGGTTATTCATTGCACAAGCCGATACAAAAATAGGAGAAGATGGATCACTTCTTGGTGATGTTGTATGTAGATTTGGGCATGAAATTGTAAGTATAAGCGGTGAAAAAGTTGATTACTTAGATATTTCTCCTAAACAAGTGGTATCTGTATCAGCTGGACTAATACCATTCCTAGAACACGATGACGCCAACAGAGCACTGATGGGATCAAACATGCAAAGACAGGCTGTACCATTATTAAGAACAGAAGCACCTTATATTGGAACAGGACTAGAAAGAAAAGTTGCTGTAGATTCTGGAGCTGTTGTTATTTCTAAAACTGATGGTAAAGTTGTATATGTAGATGCTCAAAAAATAATTATAGAAGATCCAGAAGGAAAAGAACATAAATATAGACTGCTTAATTTTGAAAGATCTAACCAGTCAATGTGTTTACATCAAACACCACTTGTTTCTCCAGGAGAAGAAGTAAAAGCTGGGGGAGTAATAGCTGATGGACCAGCAACAAAAGGTGGAGATTTAGCACTTGGAAGAAATATTCTGATGGCATTTATGCCTTGGGAAGGATATAACTATGAGGACGCGATTCTAATATCTGATAGATTAAGAAAAGATGATGTATTCACATCTATCCATGTTGAAGAGTATGAAATAGAAGCTAGAAATACTAAACTTGGAGATGAAGAAATAACTAGAGAAATACCAAATATCTCTGAGGAAGCATTAAGAAAACTAGATTCTAAAGGAATAATAACTATTGGATCAGAAGTTGGACCTGGGGATATTCTTGTAGGAAAAACAGCTCCTAAAGGAGAAACTGAACCACCTGCAGAAGAAAAATTATTAAGAGCTATCTTTGGAGAGAAAGCAAGAGATGTTAGAGATACATCACTTAGAATGCCTCATGGGTCAAAAGGAACTGTTGTAGAAATCCTTGAACTTTCAAGAGAAAATGGAGATGAACTTAAAGCTGGAGTTAATAAAGCAATAAGAGTATTAGTGGCTGAAAAGAGAAAGATAACTGTTGGAGATAAAATGTCTGGACGTCATGGAAATAAAGGGGTTGTATCAAGAGTACTTCCTGCTGAAGATATGCCGTTCTTAGCAGATGGGACACATCTAGATGTTGTACTTAATCCTCTTGGAGTACCTTCACGTATGAATATAGGACAGGTACTTGAAGTTCACTTAGGTATGGCTATGGGTAATTATAATGGTGGAACTCATATTGCTACACCAGTATTTGATGGTGCTTCTGAAGAACAAGTTAAAGATTATCTTGAAAAATTAGGATTCCCAAGAAGTGGAAAAGTTGATCTTTATGATGGAAGAACTGGAGAAAAATTTGATAATCCAGTAACAGTTGGAAGAATGTACATGCTTAAACTTCACCACTTGGTAGAAGATAAAATGCATGCTAGAGCAATTGGACCTTATTCACTAGTTACACAACAGCCACTGGGGGGAAAAGCTCAATTTGGAGGACAAAGACTTGGAGAAATGGAAGTTTGGGCACTGGAAGCATATGGTGCATCAAATATACTTCAAGAGATGCTTACTGTAAAATCAGATGATGTTACAGGAAGAACAAAAACATATGAGGCTATAATTAAAGGTGAAGAAATGCCTGAGCCAGATTTACCGGAATCTTTCAAAGTATTATTGAAAGAATTCCAAGCACTAGCACTTGATGTTGAGTTATTTGATAAAGATGATAATGTTATAAATGTAGATGAAGAGTTAAATAAAGAGGATATGACAACTGAATATTCTCCTTTAGCTGAATTTAAAGATTAAATAATAAGATAAAAAAACTGTTAGGATAAACATGGGTTATATAAGCAAATAACCCATTTTATCGTCCATATAGATAAAATTATATGTAGCTTTATCTCAATTAAGGAGGCTTTGCATTTAATGGGAATAAGAAGTTTTGAGAAAATAAGAATTAGATTAGCATCCCCTGAAAAAATAGAAGAATGGTCATATGGGGAAATTACAAAACCTGAAACTATCAATTATAGAACTTTAAATCCAGAAAGAGATGGTCTGTTTTGTGAAAAAATATTTGGACCAACTAAAGACTGGGAATGTGCTTGTGGTAAGTATAAAAGAATGAGATATAAAGGTCTTGTTTGTGAAAAGTGTGAGGTAGAAGTAACTAGATCTAAAGTAAGAAGAGAGAGAATGGGACATATTTCTTTAGCTGCTCCTGTATCTCACATTTGGTACTCTAAGGGAACTCCAAATAAAATGTCACTTATTATTGGATTATCTCCAAAAGAATTAGAATCTGTATTATATTTTGCAAGATATATAGTAACAGAAGCTGGTGAGAGTAACTTAAAAGAAGGAAAAATCCTTACTGAAAAGGAATATAAATTATATAAGCAGTTATATGGAAATAAATTTGAGGCTCTAATGGGAGCAGAAGCAGTATTAAAGCTTCTTGAAAAAACTCATCTCGAGTCTTTGAGAGATGAATTAGAAAGAGAATTAGAAGATGTAACTTCTTCACAAAAAAGAAAGAAAGTAGTAAAAAGACTTAAAATAGTTAGAGATTTTATTTCTTCTAATAATAAACCTGAATGGATGATACTTAAAAATGTTCCTGTCATTCCAGCTGATTTAAGACCAATGGTACAGTTAGATGGGGGAAGATTTGCTACTTCTGACTTAAATGATCTTTATAGAAGAGTTATCAATAGAAATAATAGACTTAAAAAACTTTTAGAGATAAAAGCTCCTGAAATAGTTGTAAAGAATGAAAAAAGAATGCTTCAGGAAGCAGTAGATGCTCTTATTGATAATGGAAGAAGAGGAAAACCAGTTGTTGCCCAAAATAACAGAGAGCTTAAATCTTTATCTGATATGTTAAAAGGTAAACAAGGTAGATTTAGACAAAACTTACTTGGAAAAAGGGTTGACTATTCAGCAAGATCGGTTATTGTTGTTGGACCATCATTGAAAATGAATCAATGTGGAATTCCTAAGAAAATGGCTCTTGAACTTTATAAGCCTTTCATTATGAGAGAACTTGTAAAAAGAGAACTTGCATCAAATATTAAAACAGCAAAAAAATTAGTTGAAGATGCCGATGACAAAGTATGGGATGTAATTGAAGATGTAATTCAAGATCACCCTGTATTATTAAATAGAGCTCCGACTCTACACAGATTGTCTATTCAAGCATTTGAACCTGTACTGATAGAAGGAAAAGCTATAAGACTTCATCCATTAGTATGTTCAGCATTTAATGCTGACTTTGATGGGGACCAAATGGCTGTTCACTTAATGTTATCTCCAGAAGCTATAATGGAAGCAAAGCTTTTGATGTTGGCTCCAAATAATATCATTTCTCCATCTAATGGAGAGCCAATAGCAGTACCTTCGCAAGATATGGTTATGGGATGTTTCTATATGACTAAAGACAGACCAGGGTCAAAAGGAGAGGGAAAATGCTTCTCAAATATAGATCAAGCTCTTACAGCTTATAATAATGGAGTATTGGACACTCATGCTATAATAAAAGTAAGAATTGATGGTGAGATGGTAGAAACTACTCCAGGAAGAATTATGTTTAATGAAATGCTTCCTGATGTGGATAAACAATATCATGTAACATTTGGTAAATCACAACTGAAAAAACTTATTGCTAGATTGTATGATGAGCATGGATTTGCAGAAACTGCAGAGCTTATCAATAAAATTAAGGATTTTGGATATCATTATGGTGCTATGGCAGGGGTTTCAGTAGGAATAGAAGATTTAGAAATTCCAGCAGCTAAAAAAGAAATACTTGCAAAAGCAGATGAAGAAGTGGCCCAAATAGATGCTGATTATAAATCGGGAAAAATTATTAACGAAGAAAGATATAGAAAAACTATTGCTGTTTGGTCTGAAGCTACTGAAGCTGTAACTAAAGCAATGATGGATGGACTTGATCAATTCAACCCAGTATATATGATGGCGAATTCAGGTGCCAGAGGTAACATCTCTCAGATGAGACAGCTAGCTGCCATGAGAGGTAACATGGCCGATACACAAGGAAGAATCATTGAGGTTCCTATTAAAGCGAATTTCCGTGAAGGATTAACAGTATTGGAATTCTTTATGTCATCACACGGGGCAAGAAAAGGACTGGCAGATACAGCTTTAAGAACTGCTGACTCAGGATATTTAACAAGAAGACTTGTTGATATTTCACATGAAGTTATAGTAAATGCTGAAGATTGTGGAAGTGAACAAGGAATAGAAGTTGGAGAACTTGTATCAGAAGGTAAAGTTATAGAAAAATTAGAAGAAAGAATAAAAGGAAGAGTTCTAGCTGAAGATTTAGTACATGAAGGTGAAGTGATTGCTACTAGAAATACTATGATTGGAAAAGAACTTATAGAAAAAATAAATGAACTAGGTATCAGAAAAGTAAAAATTAGATCTCCATTAACTTGTTCTTTAGAAAAAGGGGTATGTAAAAAATGTTATGGTATGGATTTATCTAATCATAGAGAAATACTTCTAGGAGAAGCAGTTGGAGTTATTGCAGCTCAGTCAATTGGAGAACCTGGTACACAGCTTACAATGAGAACATTCCATACTGGAGGAGTTGCAACAGCAGCTACTGTAATAAGTGGAATTAGAGCAGAAAACTCAGGTAAAGTTGTATATAGAGATATAAAAATTCTTGAAAATGACACTACTGGAGAGCAAACAGTTGTAAGTCAGTCTGCTAAAATAATTATAGGAAACTATGACTATGAGATTCCATCAGGATCAATACTTAAAGTAAAAGAGGGAGAAAAAGTTGAAATAGGAACTACATTAGTAACATTTGATCCATTCCATATCCCTATTATAGCTGACCAAGATGGAAGAATAGAATACAGAGAACTTTATGTAAAAGAAAATTATGATGAAAAATATGATGTTACTGAGTATATGGCTATTAAGCCAGTTGAATCAGGAGATATCAACCCAAGAGTTGTAATCTTTGATAACGAGGGTAATACAAAAGGAAGTTATACTATCCCATTCGGTGCTTACTTGATGGTAAGAGAGGGAGAAGAAGTTAAAAAAGGTCAGACAATAGCTAAAATTATCAAAGAAGGTGCTGGAACAAAAGATATTACTGGAGGACTTCCAAGAGTACAAGAGCTATTTGAAGCAAGAAATCCTAAAGGTAAAGCAATGCTTACTGATATAGAAGGTAAAATAGAAGTAACTGGTAAGAAAAAGAAAGGTATGAGAGTTATCATTGTAAAATCGACAACTGATCCAAAAGACTTCAGAGAATATTTAGTACCTGTAGGAGAGCGTTTAGTTGTAACTGATGGTATGCTTGTTAAGGCTGGAGATAAAATAACTGAAGGAGCTATTTCTCCATTTGACGTATTGAATATCAAAGGGCTTGTAGCTGCAGAACAGTTTATACTTGAATCAGTACAGCAAGTATATAGAGATCAGGGAGTAGGAGTTAATGATAAACATATTGAGATTATTGTTAAACAGATGTTTAAGAAAGTAAGAATTGTTGATTCTGGAGTATCTCTATTCTTAGAAGATGAGGTTGTTGAAAAGAGAATTGTTGATATGGAAAATGCAAGATTAAAAGAGTTAGGAAAACCTTTAATTAAGTATGAACCAATCATTCAAGGTATAACTAAAGCTGCTGTAAATACAGGAAGTTTTATCTCAGCTGCTTCATTCCAAGAAACTACAAAAGTTCTTTCTAATGCAGCAATAG
Above is a window of Fusobacterium varium DNA encoding:
- the rpoB gene encoding DNA-directed RNA polymerase subunit beta, producing the protein MGKLVERLNFGRIKERGTMPHFLEFQLDSYEDFLQAKEAPNNRKDKGLESAFREIFPVESSNGDIKLEYVSYELHEAEPPLNDELECKKRGKTYSTSLKVRLRLINKKSGNEIQESLVYFGEVPMMTERGTFIINGAERVVVSQLHRSPGVSFNKEINIQTGKDLFSGKIIPYKGTWLEFETDKNDFLSIKIDRKKKVLATVFLKAIDFFNNNTEIKDYFLETKELDLASIFQKYKNKDELLSVIRTRFEGSFIKEDIYDDETGEVIAEADAVIDEALIEKMIEFKIEKVVYWEVKPEDKLLANTVLNDSTLTKEEAVTEVFKKLRPGDLVTVESARSLIRQMFFNPQRYDLEPVGRYKMNKRLKLNVPEDEILLTKDDIIGTMKYVINLNNGNGHTDDIDNLSNRRVRGVGELLLMQIKAGLSKMGKMVKEKMTVQDSETLTSQSLLNTRPLNALILDFFGSGQLSQFMDQSNPLAELTHKRRISALGPGGLSRERAGFEVRDVHDSHYGRICPIETPEGPNIGLIGSLAIYAKINKYGFIETPYVKVVDGKADFDQIDYLAADEEEGLFIAQADTKIGEDGSLLGDVVCRFGHEIVSISGEKVDYLDISPKQVVSVSAGLIPFLEHDDANRALMGSNMQRQAVPLLRTEAPYIGTGLERKVAVDSGAVVISKTDGKVVYVDAQKIIIEDPEGKEHKYRLLNFERSNQSMCLHQTPLVSPGEEVKAGGVIADGPATKGGDLALGRNILMAFMPWEGYNYEDAILISDRLRKDDVFTSIHVEEYEIEARNTKLGDEEITREIPNISEEALRKLDSKGIITIGSEVGPGDILVGKTAPKGETEPPAEEKLLRAIFGEKARDVRDTSLRMPHGSKGTVVEILELSRENGDELKAGVNKAIRVLVAEKRKITVGDKMSGRHGNKGVVSRVLPAEDMPFLADGTHLDVVLNPLGVPSRMNIGQVLEVHLGMAMGNYNGGTHIATPVFDGASEEQVKDYLEKLGFPRSGKVDLYDGRTGEKFDNPVTVGRMYMLKLHHLVEDKMHARAIGPYSLVTQQPLGGKAQFGGQRLGEMEVWALEAYGASNILQEMLTVKSDDVTGRTKTYEAIIKGEEMPEPDLPESFKVLLKEFQALALDVELFDKDDNVINVDEELNKEDMTTEYSPLAEFKD
- the rpoC gene encoding DNA-directed RNA polymerase subunit beta': MGIRSFEKIRIRLASPEKIEEWSYGEITKPETINYRTLNPERDGLFCEKIFGPTKDWECACGKYKRMRYKGLVCEKCEVEVTRSKVRRERMGHISLAAPVSHIWYSKGTPNKMSLIIGLSPKELESVLYFARYIVTEAGESNLKEGKILTEKEYKLYKQLYGNKFEALMGAEAVLKLLEKTHLESLRDELERELEDVTSSQKRKKVVKRLKIVRDFISSNNKPEWMILKNVPVIPADLRPMVQLDGGRFATSDLNDLYRRVINRNNRLKKLLEIKAPEIVVKNEKRMLQEAVDALIDNGRRGKPVVAQNNRELKSLSDMLKGKQGRFRQNLLGKRVDYSARSVIVVGPSLKMNQCGIPKKMALELYKPFIMRELVKRELASNIKTAKKLVEDADDKVWDVIEDVIQDHPVLLNRAPTLHRLSIQAFEPVLIEGKAIRLHPLVCSAFNADFDGDQMAVHLMLSPEAIMEAKLLMLAPNNIISPSNGEPIAVPSQDMVMGCFYMTKDRPGSKGEGKCFSNIDQALTAYNNGVLDTHAIIKVRIDGEMVETTPGRIMFNEMLPDVDKQYHVTFGKSQLKKLIARLYDEHGFAETAELINKIKDFGYHYGAMAGVSVGIEDLEIPAAKKEILAKADEEVAQIDADYKSGKIINEERYRKTIAVWSEATEAVTKAMMDGLDQFNPVYMMANSGARGNISQMRQLAAMRGNMADTQGRIIEVPIKANFREGLTVLEFFMSSHGARKGLADTALRTADSGYLTRRLVDISHEVIVNAEDCGSEQGIEVGELVSEGKVIEKLEERIKGRVLAEDLVHEGEVIATRNTMIGKELIEKINELGIRKVKIRSPLTCSLEKGVCKKCYGMDLSNHREILLGEAVGVIAAQSIGEPGTQLTMRTFHTGGVATAATVISGIRAENSGKVVYRDIKILENDTTGEQTVVSQSAKIIIGNYDYEIPSGSILKVKEGEKVEIGTTLVTFDPFHIPIIADQDGRIEYRELYVKENYDEKYDVTEYMAIKPVESGDINPRVVIFDNEGNTKGSYTIPFGAYLMVREGEEVKKGQTIAKIIKEGAGTKDITGGLPRVQELFEARNPKGKAMLTDIEGKIEVTGKKKKGMRVIIVKSTTDPKDFREYLVPVGERLVVTDGMLVKAGDKITEGAISPFDVLNIKGLVAAEQFILESVQQVYRDQGVGVNDKHIEIIVKQMFKKVRIVDSGVSLFLEDEVVEKRIVDMENARLKELGKPLIKYEPIIQGITKAAVNTGSFISAASFQETTKVLSNAAIEGKIDYLEGLKENVIIGKKIPAGTGFNAYKNVKAVELEDKELEEE